The genome window GTAGTTTgacctttaaaagaaaaaaaaaggagctaGTTGAGCAATAATAAAAGCATCAAAATTACAACTTCTTTCTACTCAGTAAAATGTGTccgaaataatcaaaaaaatataaaattgtaAATAGGAGtaattcaataaattaaaaaaagctACCATCAAATGACTTGATGACCTAATAAACATCAAAACCTAGACTAAATGTAAGGTCACTCTCCGCAGTAAAAGTAAGATCTTGTCCTCGTACCGCATGTCAAAAAGTACAAATCTGTGAAAGTGACCTCGCAAATTTACAGTGGtacaaaaagacaaaaatgcCCCCTCCATCCCATACAATTTGTCAACTAGCTTCACGTGAATCCACCCGACAACCCGTCACAGGCTAAAAAACAAAGGCAGCcggttttttttttgccctttccaAAAAGTTCCTGTTTTTTCACACGAATAGAGATCCAGTAATGATTAAGGGTAAAATCGGAAACAGGAGAATATTGATTGACCGAGAAGTAGTGGAAATGGACGGCGAAGATGAGGCCTCTGATTGCTCAAACTGCAGCGAATTGACGGCTAAGGGCATGTTTTCTTGGTCGGGGCTGCATTTAGCATCATGAGGAGGATGAGCACTGTACATAACCGCCCGCAATACTGCCGAAACGGTGGGTATGTATGCCGTTTTGTTCCGAGCTAGAAGCCACGTCAGTCCCATGAGCTGGCAATCCCTGCTTAACATTTTGCTTGCTCGGTCCCCGTCTTCCACGTCCATCTTTTGAGTTCCGTTTTTAACCTCGCCGTTTAACTACAAATAAGCAATATATTCAAGGGCCATTTAGAGATTTCGTTTATAAATCTTGTCAAATAAAATAAcaagcttttttgtttttttttttttgaaccatCGTCAAATAACAAGCTTCAAGTAACAAAGATCTGCTtcaaacaataataacaataataaatcgATAGATGCTTTGAATAAATTTTTGGAAGTCCAAAGTGATGCTTTGAATAAATTTTTGGAAGTCAAAAGTGATGCTTGAATAGGGATTATATGTTTGGGAGAGAAAAATATGTGTTTATTTAGCATCAAAAGAAAGACaattgattgaaaatgatttaatcAAATAATGATGAAAAGAGAAGAATGTGGAAAATGCTCTCACTAAAAATAGATGAGCGCGTTATAGACAAAATATATCTGTTTGGATCCATCagtctttcaaaaattaaatttttaaatactaatttctaaaaaataatctaaaaagttatctaattttttttaatatttaaaaaatacctcaaaatatattttaaaaactctactattcttaaatatctcaaaaaactCTCCTCTAATTCAAACGGAACGTTAAGTCCTTGAAATTGAGTAAATTTTTAGGGATggaaagcaatttttttttttttgttccccaAATATGAAATGAGTAGTCAAAGTAATGATGATTATGCAGCCATTATATCATTAACTTCAAAAGGAGACCAAAGGAAGAATAAGAAACAATTATTATAAGTGAAAGTACAATATAGGACAATTGTCTCACCATTATACTCTAATGAGAGAACTAATAATGCCCAAAGACTTTTTTTTCAATACGATAAGATAAGAACAAAATGAATGATTAGCGAGTGAAATTACGAAACTAACCTTTTGGAGGGCGCCAAGACACTTGGTACAACCAGCATAAGAAGAGTTGTGACAATTCTTCTCCAAATTCTTGACCGCGGCCGTCGGCGTCGCATTCCGGGAGCCCGTCAGATTAAACGCGGCTGGACAACTCAAGGAAGTGATCTGATGAAGGCGAATCCCGCAAAAGCACAAAACGGGGTCGCAAGAGCCATTAGGCTGAGGAATATGGATGTTGCGGCTGAGCAAGGAGCTCTGCAGCGAGTTCACACACTTCTGCGAGTCGTCCGGCATCATGGGCATGTCGGAGCTGGTCGGAGGAGCAGCTGAGGTGACCTGCAAAGCCGAGCGAGCATGAGCAGCGAACAGCCACGCTGCCAGTACTGGGCAGCATCGGCTTCTGTCTAGGTCACGCCCACAAGCAGCACTGACTCCGCCGAAAAGCTCGTCTGAGAGGTCAAGCCGGCAGGTTTGGGCCTGCGTTTGAACAGGAAATGCGGGGACTGTGTTGGAAGATGAATACTCTCCCGGCTTTAATGGCTGAGCCGGCTGGGAGAGCAAGCCAGCGGAACAAACATCAAAGGTGGAAAATAGTGCAGGGAAGATGACCAGGAAAGATAACGAAAAGGTGAAACGTCGACGTTTCTTTGTGCATTGGACCTTCATAATACTAGCAATAATGCAAGTGAGAtggatttcttttttccttgctTCTAATGCTTTTTGGTTTTGGGCAAAAGTGAAGGGGTTGAGGAGAAAGCTAAAAGGGATGCTGAGAGCTAAGAAGGTTTAGTAGTTGAGGGAGAAGAGGGAAATGAAAGGAGAGGGCTAAAAGGTCCAAGCAGAAGCATTTTTGtggctttgtttttctttgtggTTTGTTGAGTCCTATAAAGAAAGGTGGCTAGGGATTGAGGAGGGATCTGTCTAATATTCACAGGTTGAAGAGCTAAAGGTTCACGCAAATTATTTCATCACAAAGCTCTCAAGTTATGtaccatataaatggatttaggACAGGGAAAGTTGAGGTTTTTGATGGGATTGCGCCCTTGTTGCATATTTTACTTGAATTAcgtatattaatattattttcttatatgcacatattttatttttacagaCTAAttcaatatataaatataatcaTGTTTGTGAACGTACATTGAGTTTTTTAAAAAGAACATAATAATCATACCAATTACATCAAATACAACAGTATCCACCCCATTCCTTTTTGAATAATGTGTGTGTATTGTTTAGTTGTGTGAACTGGATGTCTTGCTGCATTAAATCTCAGTTAAAAAAGTGTAAATTGCTACTAGTACAATAGTTTCAGCGAGTTTTCTTAGTTAAGTAAGTCGGAGTAGCATAGAAATTAATGGTAGTATATGATGTGACATcactgggtttgtttggatagaaaattatttttaataatattttacttgcatcataaaaaatttatctttttatttcacacaTCACAAAagtgttataataattatttaaaataatatttaaaataatactctatccaaataaACCTATGTTGATTAAGTAGTGATTAGTCAAggaataaatggtttaaaagtACGAGGTCTATAAGATTTTATTTAAGGGTAGAAGTCTTATGGATTGGTCAATATACCTAAAAGTTGCCAATCGAATTATCCGTGCGTCTTAATttaaaacaaaagcaaagaaaattcTCATAGGAGTTGACTTTTTTCAATATTAGATTACTTGGAATTTCGTTATATTTCTGTTTGGATCGTGgttgttcaaaaaaaaattcttgttaTGCCTTCTGTAATGcaatatatattaaataaaaagatgatATAGAAATGTATTTAataaagattttaaaaattttatagtatGATTAATtcagaataaaaaataattaaaaacatATTTAACCAAATGATTCCGAAAATGTTTCCGTCTAAAGTTCCTTAATTATAGGGCTTTGTTTGGGTGTTTAGGATAGAAAtgaaaagaagggaaaactcAAGTTAGAAAGAAGAGAAGGGAAAGCACTGTTATATTGtttgggagttttaaaaattaatcgAATGATTTTAAATATAGAAGtcattaaatatttattcaagatctttttaaggacaaaataaatattttaaaaaattttgacaagCTTCCTTAAAGTTTCCTTCCATTTCCATTCAATTTGGGAGGAAAAGTTTTGGTTACCGAAGtattaggttgtgtttggattgcattttccgtcatttttcatgaaaaaattactgtagcgatttgatatatgtgagggaaaaaggtgataggaaaatgtgatcacggaaaacgacaatatttttcgacgaaaacaagcaatccaagcatgGCCTTACATTTCATACCTCTAAGTCctcccattttctttttttttctttctgacCACAAACTACAAACGAAGGTAAACCACTtccttccctttcttttctgtcCAAAACCCCAACTTCCAAACGAAGCCTACAGTTAAAGAGTTGGACAAGGTTAAGGGTTGGAGTGCTGGAGTAGATGGGTTCTGTGACTAgacaggaaaaaggaaaaggaaaaggttgGTGAGGGGCCCGAAGAGAAAGGATTATAGGAGAATTGGGAGTACCACGCCGACAAAAGACGAAAGAGTGAAAGGGAAAGGCTGTCTGAGAATTTGGCTGCTTCTGATGTCTCCTTCCTTCTCATTCCTGCTCCATTCTGAAGGACGTGAAATGGAAAGGCTCtctattcttttgttttcttttatttcttggaGGCCTTAGTTGAAGTGAGACTACAGTATCCGTTGGTTTTATTTAAAAGAGTAACAATACAATATATCCCAACATGGAGATTTCAGTCGTTCTTTCCTTTTGGTGTcttttttcattaagttattaagttatttttgataattttagtGTCTATGATAATTGTTCGAGGAATAAAGGAATGGATTTTTATAATGCATATTGCAGCAGACGTTCATTACCACACCTAAATTACAGTTAACTTATTATGTGTACGTAcacatttacatctaatgcattctTCGAAATTAATTTTAGTATTACTAGAAAACTAGTCCTGGGACACCTGTTAACCAAATcctgaataaaaataaagtatgattttttaggaaattttttagttttaagattgatgaagaGCAATTGACAAAATGAAGGCTTTTCAACGACATAATTGCGTATCAATGAGTAAGTGGTCAAAGCGTTCGAGAAAAAAGGCCAATGATGATTGATGTAATGAACTGAACTAAGTGACACATTTTTGTAATCTAATAACAAAGTGGGAGCATGGCCCTTGATGGAAACTTCCATTATCACGGGGAAATTCTCAAGTGCTGGATGCATGGAAAATTTTTGTGCTCTTGAAAGTGATTATACCAATGTGTAGTTTTCTTCAGTACCCATCTAAGCGAAGTTTAGAATTCAGCTAATTTGGTTGGGTATTATATTACATGTGTATTTTCTTAGTTCTACATTGAAATTAGAAAgcaattttttaatttctttttttttttttttgcaaagaaGGGATAGAATTTAAGAAGCAAGAATGAAATATGAGAATTTGAGCCCAAAATATCTAATTTCTAGATTGTTAATTTTAATCTGTAGATCAAAACCCCCTCTGCAATCAAGAAGCAAGTTTGgtatttatttgaaaaattattgtCTAAAGATAAAATCAAGTAATGCAATTTGCTtctgaaattaaattttgtttgtttaaagAGGTCTTGAGGTTTCTAATACTTCAATAATAATTTCTTGGTTAAGTTATGTGAGATCAATTATTTGGACTTTGATTAGTGGTTCTGAAAGACTAAAACTAACTAGACAACTTCattctaataatttttttttcaatacaaTAAAGATTAAGGATGCAAATAGATTGAGAGTTTCAACGAAAAATTTGTTTTCAGATTCTTTTAACTTTTGTTGATGATTTAGGGAAATTTTAATTGTGATTTACTAATTATATTAGTGTTTAAATATATAGTCAATAATTTGTGAATTACAAAGTTAAAAAATCTCCTTTTTAATCCAAAAAACTTAGAGAgatttgaaaatatttcaaattgtTCATCGAATCCTCATCAAATGCAGCCAGGAATTTGTCAACTTAAATAGCTTCATCCCAAGTGAATTCTATTTGATCCATTTCAAAtagaatgaaaatttttacgTGAAATTATTAACTTATACTCGAAGTCAATCAAATAAATACTATCACATAATCAACTATAAACCAACCCCAAACTCTACTCATTTCTGTTTGGattgatcattttttaaaagACAAGTTTTTCATGTATAATGTTATagtaatatataaaaaaaaaatctcaaaaacaccaaaaatacTAAAAATAATCTCATCTACattaaaagtttttcacctacACTACTAtagtaaaaaatttaaaaaatacccccaaaatagctaatccaaacgaagtcatttccttcattcttttaAACAAAAATCTGTTTTTCTTTGTGAATCTCATTTCCATGCACACCGGCAAAATCAAAAGCAGAATTTGCAATTACGAGAAATGATATGGTGGCATTGCTAAATGCCAAGAACACATGTACTATATTATACATTGGGAAAAAAGGAGGGCATCTTTGGGATTCAACATTACTCTGACAGACTCTTGTGATCGGCAGTATGTGCATGACGCAGTGCTTGTGGTTAGGTATCTTCTTGGCATTTGTTACCAACTCCTACAAGACAAACAATCCTCGTTGCATGACAACCAATGTTCCAGTTGTTCTTGGAGACTTGAAAAGTCTTCAAGAtaaattaaacaaacaaaatcaTCTTGAAGTATTTGGAAATTAAAAATTACCTTAATCTGCAAAAGGGTTCTTATAATAGTGATGTTTTAAATCTGTTCTAAAATCTTTAGCACACATTTGAAGTATAAAGTTCATAATCTTGTACCTGCATCTAATTTTTCTTAGTACTAAATGACAAATACTGCTACAACGTAACACTTTTtttatatgatatatatgagataaaaaaagattaaaaaatatgtttataatataaacaaataaatttgtGTAAATAAATAACTAAGCATTATGTTTCTGTTTTAATAAGATAAGTAAGAAAGTGTAGCAGCATATGTTTCTGTAATCTAAAACATAGGCCTGAGAATCTACAGCTTAAATTTATATGAAGTTGTAAAGACTAAAGAATAAAACCACATGGCTCTGGTTAAGATCGAATTTGCACCACATTCCTAGGGTTTTATTCTATTGTTGTTTCTGGTGATAAAATCATACACATCCAAGATTACAACATTCTACATGTACTTAATCCAACTGTGAATGGAATCTAAAGCATTTTGAATTTGTCCTATCTGCTCTACTTCTCGTGGGCTGCAGatgatttgatttttgtttatgtGATTTTCTTCGGTTGCAGAATCGAAATGCATATCGGGgcaatgaaaaacaaaagttaaatGAATAGAATTTATACATTTTTGTCATTATCAtacctttttcaattttagagaGTGGCTTTTGAGAGTAATGTTTAGAACAACATCATGGAATTTTAAAAGAACATCAATGCAGTAATTTCCCAATAAAAATGATGTGTGCTAACAAGATGGCTGTGAAAATGGTTTGAACCTTTTGTTCTGAAAAGTTTGCTAGATAAAGGCTATGAAAATTGTTGTTTTGGTTTCAAGTGAAAATGTGACATTCAAAAATGGGAGGAAGAAAGTTGGGTGCAAAAGCACAACACGAATTTGACTTTAGGCAAAGACAGAAAAAAATGATCTATCAAACATGACTAATAACGTACGAGGCCATGATAAATAAAGcttctaaagtttttttttcttctttcgacAAAAAGGTTCTCtgggaaaattaaaaaaagttgCCTGACCCATCCCAACTCCAGGATGATTACTTTTCTGcttcaaataaagaaaaaaagacaCTGACAAAGATAATTTGATTTGCAAAATTTATTCTCATaaatcccaatcacctttttatctttccaattatctttttatctcacatacattacatcataaaaaatattacagtaaatatctcaaataaatcatcaaaaTGAACTCTTATCAAAGTAACACTATTACTTTTCGAATCATGACGTCTCTTTATTTCTATCAGTAATGTGGTAGTacatattttttcactttttctttgcatCTTTTATTGGAACTTGGGCTTCCAATAGCGGATCCCTACTTTTTTCAATTAAAGAAATTCACTAACGatgtatttttttattaatatattGTATTAATGTGAATAATCTCAAGTTAGACTAGACAAAACAGGAGTGAAGACTTTGGTATTTGTGCAAAAAAGTGATGAGAAAAAGCTGTAATCATATCATAGAGTTGGAAATCAGGGATTGACCCACATCCAGCTGCTGAAGAGACACACTCACCTTTCAGATTGATTGTACAATTGgccagactttttttttttgtttggtttttacCAACTTTTACGTTACCCCTCACCCCATACAAAACTTGGAAACTGTTAAATTGAAGTTGAACGCGTTTCATTAGTCatggcttcttcttcttctttgaaaTCTTTTTAGTGAATTGATTCATGGCAATGACTGCCTTGATCAAGAAAATGGAAGTTGCTATCGCAGTGGAATGAAAGACAAGAACTCCAGATTGTATTATTACTTTTTAGAGCTTTGATCAATAGTATATTATAACAATTTAATATAtgtcaaataaaataataattaaaaattatcttcatataaaaaatataattttttttttagaaaatagcaatccaaatgacGGGTATGTCTTGCACTGAATGCACCCGAAGAAAGCACATTATCAAAATGTTTAAATTAGGCAAATACTTGTGAGCATAATAAGCTTAAACCAAGTCATACAAAAATTAAGACAGCATCTTGAAGTGCAAATCTCTGTTtacttcccaaaaaaaaaggtgcaaatctCTGTGTAATATACTTCCACAGTTTCTCTCATCTAATTGTCATTAAACCCTTTCGACCCCGGCTGACAGTTTTTGAAGTTTAGTCCTACTGAGCTCCTTGTGTTTCAAAACTAATGGATGTTCGGTTATTGCACGAGGGTTCTTCATATCCATCTCATCTTTAACCTGGTCACTTTTTGTCTTCCATTATTTGATTACTTTGAGTTCAAATGTAACAAATGGAGATCCTCTTTTGCACTATTGCTATAGAACTTCCTCAGAGAAGAATTATTTGACAATCATGACAGGATAGTAGATAAAAAGTTTGCATCTTTGTCAACTTTTGAAAAGAGGCCACCATCGCTGAATGCAGCTTTCTCAATGTGATAATTGGTATCAACCACTTCAATATGCTGGCAAAACAGAAGACTCCACTTGAGAAAACCATAATCGAGTGGGGGCCGAATGTTTCAATTATGAGGGAGGCACTGTCGTCTAACGAAATTCCCACTCTCGAGATCGCATGTGTTCGTGGCCGAGTTTAAAAGTTTAAATCTTAACTTATATTAAAAATTGTCATTTAACGTGATTTCTGTTAGGTTCATATGAGTGTCTTTTGTATTCGTATAATTTGATAGTAGTtcagttttctattttttcatgATTCTGTTGGATCATCTTCCAGTATAAATTAAAGTAAGAGTAGGTGTAAATAgtgacaataaaaaaaaaaaaagacttcaTCTGGTGATTATATACGAAGTCTTCAAAGTATACATATGGTCATGAATCTCATGATTAAACTTTTCTTCTCAATTAGAGCATGTAACAAGAACTTTTCAACTATTCTTTGCCTAAATATTCACTGAATTAAGAAGAACACTGGTTAGACTACTTAGGAGTACGCCATCTATCAAACGATTCTTTATGTGGCTGCACCAATCGATATCAAGGAGAAGCTATACAGATGATGTGCAAGAATTTTAGTTCTAGTAATGTTAAGactgcaattttttttcccttttgtttatTGTGCAGATAAGTCCTATCATGTCTGAGTATGTTGAGCAAATGAGAAGATAAGCTTGATGGTTTCTCTCTGTTACAATCAAGTTTAACATGTACAAAActagcaaaaaaaaaacaaaaaaaaaagagcagccAGCTAATAAATTTGCACATTGGAATCTCTATGCAGcctacttcaaaattttttttttcttgaacgACAATATCTATAACCTATGTTATCCTACTTTAAAGCGAGAGGGAGCATAATTGTGTTATATAATGGGTTAGAGAGGAAAGACTCACCAAAACCAGAGATATGCATTATTACACCTTCGCTGAATTTTTTTGACTGCAAACAGGGAATTCGAACACTCGATCTACGACCCATGAGAAATTTAGATCTCTTCTTGGCAGCTAACTTATCAAAGCAAGTTAAGTATTTTCTCCATCTTACTGATGGACTAAATATGAGTAAAAGAAATCACAGCATTGCACAAAAAAGTGGCATTTGCTCTTCCTCTAATCTGCCACTTCGAAAACATTAGTTTCATTATCCAATGACTTACAGTGACATTACAAATGGATGTTAGAATAGTCCCAAGAATTCTCAAAATCACTATCACCAAAACTGAGAATATTCATTTTTGTTAAGCAGCTCGTGAATGTTGTATATAAATATCTTGTAAGTTTTAAACAGAATAGACATTGAATTTTTctgtaaaacaaaaatgaaggaaagaaGGTAATATATATTATTAGATGAAAAGAACTTAATACCGGAAATTGTAAAACTTCATAACAGTTAAGAGTATTTCTGGGAGCCCCTACTGGCCATGCTACCTCCATCACTGCCCACATCAGTTCTTTAAAGAACTTTAGCCATATTAACAAAATCTTAGACTACAAAATCAATTTTTGCTGTGTTGTTGATTCGGTTCAATGCCCTTTGTGCAAACTTAAGAGGATCCAAAGCTTCTCAGCAAATACATGATAACATTGGTCCAGAGAATTGCAAATTTTCATACGTCTCGAAATGCATTAATTCTCCTTCGTCTGTCACTTcccaactctttttttttttttttttttttctgtttcttaATTGGATATGTTAtgctgactttttttttttctatttcttaaTTGGATATGTTAATCTGACTCAAACATGAGGGACGTAATAATGATATTTCAGGGGAgataagtgcaattgaaacctactaattttttttatcatctaTTTTGTTATTTATCTGACAGATCATGGAAGATGACTTGCATTGGGCCTGGAATCTCGAAAGTTTCGTTTTCTTCTGCCTTGCCTGAAGATTTTTGGCCCAACCTTCTTCAGTCTGGACCAGTGCACTTTTAACCAATGGCAAGGAACCTTATTGATGCAACGATATCAGAGTACTTTTTTTCTGATAACATGGCCTACATGAATAAATTGACAGGACATTAAAAAGTTTCagcaattttaatttatttttgaagccatatagagtgtgtttggatatgaGATTATctggaaaaaattatttgagatGATACTGtatcattttttgtgatgtgatgtatgtaagataaaacgGTAGTTAAAGGACGTATTTACTATGCAAGCAAATaatatttgcaaatttttttaattcttgagatatttttacttaaCTGTTTGCTAACCTCAAACTTGCCTCAAAACCACAACTCTCTCGTGCATGGCTTGCTATAAGATATAACCGAAATCAATGGTGGTACACTTGGCAAAAATTAGTGCTATGATTTTATGGGTGCAAAGAATTTTGGGCATGCCTAAATTTGAATTGGAAGGAATACTATCAAATTCCCAGCTAGGGGAAGGAAATAATCAAGTGTCAATGATACTCTCCTTATCATTTCCGTCGGTGTATTTTTCTTGTTCACTTGTGCCAAGTCCTTTAATTTCCCCAGCCGACATGATTGATCTAACGTGAAACAGGTGGCTAATGTGCAGTCCCTTGGCACATAGATAATTGAAAAAGTTGATGGCGCCTCTGAAAAAGAAACCATCTAGTAAATTAATTTGAATATAATCTATTGTCCTAATgaacaaatcaagatataatcatAGAGCTCTCCTCGTTGCTAGATTCAGGGTTTGAACACTGGGTATGACAGTTGAGAGTGGAAAAGGTACGAGAAGAGAGGCGTAACTGCAGTAGTATTCATGAGTAGTACTTGCAGAAGAATGCTGCATTTCTAATCTGATATCTGATATCAACCACTTCAATATTCTTGTTAACAGAAGGCTTTCCTTGAGAAAACCATAAACAAGAAGTTCACTGGTGATTGCATATTTAGTCTTCCATGAATATGAGTCGTCAAGATCAAATTTTTTCTCCTTAAAAGGAAGTTCACTACTTAGGAACCCTAGTTTTGCTGCTTTTCTTGTACTTGACCAAATCAACAGATGTTAGTAGTTCTGACTGTTGCACTCAATGATGAAGCAACTGCTGTGTGGATGATTTACAAGAATTTCGCTCGAAAACATTTGATTCGGCCTCAGCCATTTTGCATTTTCCCTCGGTGTATATGATGGAAAGATTCGTTTGTTTTCATGGGAGCATTTGTAGTCTTTCAAATTATCCAAGTGTTAAAATAAATGCTACTATAAAACTTTTGACATCAAACACAGGTCGAGATAAAATTAAGGAAAACTTAGAAAAAGctaaaaaagaagagaaaaaaggtATTTGAAAACATAAAATTGAAAGAAAGTGCTTTTTTCCTGAGTTTGAGTGGGTAAACTGCTGTCCGGGACTGGCATTGTCATGTAACAAAATTCCAACTCAAAAGACTTTTCTCTAGCGGCATTGTCATCGTGTCACGTCACTTTTCTCTACTATACAATCCATCAATTATTGTCCAAAGCTACATATTTGATgtgctagatttttttttttttaattttgaaaaattgtgcTAGATTTTCACTTCCACAATTGAGACCgcatagtttttttttcacttgtaagCATGAGACTGGAAGAACCCGATATGAACTCCTCGGATATTTCAATCTTTTGAAAATTCCACGTTTATTCTATTTCATTTCCAAGTTCCAACAGTTCTATATAGTTTTATTCATGtctttcacaaaaaaaaaaaaaaaaaaaaaaattattttaaaaggaACGGAATTGATTTCTTACAATTTTTACTTGTCAGTGGAAACAAATACCTCTTTAGATCTAGGGAAATCAGAAAAAGACAGACATATTCCAATCTAACACGACAAGATTATACGACATTTGTTATATTATTGATAGAAGAGGCTTCCCGTCCATGTTTTTCCTATATACCATTGCTTATTGAATAGAACAAATTTTCATTCATAAGTCTTATTCTAGGCGTCCTAGGCATATTTGCTCCTTGCATATCCTAAGATCTTCTATAATTCAAGAAATCTCATTGTATTATCATAATTGGTAGTACTAACAAATAAAAAGTTCTTACTAGTACGAAGCAACCAAAAACCAGAAACGACATACAAGCGTCCCAAAATTAACTTTTACCGTAGAATTTTACAGAGAATTAAGCCGGTCGTTAAAAATAACCGTAAAAGCATCCATTCTTGGCTTGGAAAGGGATAAGCCAACCTCAATATCTCCATCTGATTCTCTACTCCCACCAAGAGAAATGGCCCCTGAAGTATCAATAGAAATGAACTCGAACTTTTTAGGCTTTCCCCATCCAA of Coffea arabica cultivar ET-39 chromosome 5c, Coffea Arabica ET-39 HiFi, whole genome shotgun sequence contains these proteins:
- the LOC113690738 gene encoding uncharacterized GPI-anchored protein At4g28100, producing MKVQCTKKRRRFTFSLSFLVIFPALFSTFDVCSAGLLSQPAQPLKPGEYSSSNTVPAFPVQTQAQTCRLDLSDELFGGVSAACGRDLDRSRCCPVLAAWLFAAHARSALQVTSAAPPTSSDMPMMPDDSQKCVNSLQSSLLSRNIHIPQPNGSCDPVLCFCGIRLHQITSLSCPAAFNLTGSRNATPTAAVKNLEKNCHNSSYAGCTKCLGALQKLNGEVKNGTQKMDVEDGDRASKMLSRDCQLMGLTWLLARNKTAYIPTVSAVLRAVMYSAHPPHDAKCSPDQENMPLAVNSLQFEQSEASSSPSISTTSRSINILLFPILPLIITGSLFV